In Triticum dicoccoides isolate Atlit2015 ecotype Zavitan unplaced genomic scaffold, WEW_v2.0 scaffold159402, whole genome shotgun sequence, the following proteins share a genomic window:
- the LOC119344206 gene encoding uncharacterized protein LOC119344206 has translation MRRKMEAKRSRPPTIAALCVLLLLVLLPGEVAAKSKFCKCFDDCFPGCTNDDVPRFLCKVFCANKCSPNQAARGGDAMCRMACNKLDIEICGWSAAPTDAADAAICVESCNKKWSHN, from the exons ATGAGGAGGAAGATGGAGGCGAAGAGGTCGAGGCCGCCCACCATTGCCGCACTGTGCGTGCTCCTCCTCCTGGTGCTGCTGCCCGGGGAGGTGGCCGCCAAGTCCAAGTTCTGCAAGTGCTTCGACGACTGCTTCCCCGGGTGCACGAACGACGACGTGCCGCGCTTCCTCTGCAAAGTGTTCTGCGCCAACAAGTGCAGCCCCAACCAGGCCGCCAGAGGCGGCGACGCCATGTGCAGGATGGCCTGCAACAAGCTGGATATCGAAATCTGCGGCTGGTCAGCGGCACCGACAG ATGCAGCTGATGCGGCCATCTGCGTGGAAAGCTGCAACAAGAAATGGAGCCACAATTAA